One region of Quercus lobata isolate SW786 chromosome 2, ValleyOak3.0 Primary Assembly, whole genome shotgun sequence genomic DNA includes:
- the LOC115973948 gene encoding uncharacterized protein LOC115973948: MASSFDRWEKDPFFSAAEEVQESADRMESTYRTWVHAQKENSGVWDSEELRRDLQTVLGTTKWQLEEFERAVQSSYGKSSSNDDARGRHREFIVAIEDLVSKVENSLQESATSQGKVSLPWVRLDEGERIELALFLSGPSTTYENKSNVKSHGRDTENGDSAADFTKNSRHSVECGSMEAGDGKSLGHRRTASASADIGAWKILVPDKECQQSNGQTVLPVRKIPSFSGFLNSVESVSKLKLSKNGFRKWKLMDRQQEADTELLRPPQLPRGNIICYERSKSCLDSCDDCYDKQLYGWYGAIQRQLQRSQYLMQYSRPVQVTFWIVFLLCLIVLIALRAV; encoded by the exons atggCTTCGAGTTTCGATCGGTGGGAAAAAGATCCATTCTTTTCTGCCGCCGAAGAAGTTCAAGAATCTGCCGACag GATGGAATCGACGTATAGAACATGGGTTCATGCGCAGAAAGAAAATTCTGGTGTGTGGGATTCGGAAGAACTCCGCCGGGATCTTCAAACTGTCCTTGGTACCACCAAATGGCAG TTGGAGGAGTTTGAACGGGCTGTCCAGTCAAGTTATGGTAAAAGCTCATCAAATGACGATGCAAGAGGCAGGCACCGTGAATTTATTGTTGCAATTGAAGACCTGGTTTCGAAAGTTGAAAATTCATTACAGGAATCAGCTACTTCACAGGGCAAGGTGTCATTGCCTTGGGTGCGTTTAGACGAAGGAGAACGCATTGAACTTGCATTGTTTCTTTCGGGACCATCAACAACATACGAAAACAAAAGTAATGTAAAAAGTCATGGAAGGGATACTGAGAATGGAGATTCCGCAGCTGATTTTACAAAAAACTCACGCCATTCAGTTGAGTGCGGTTCTATGGAGGCTGGGGATGGTAAGTCACTTGGGCATAGGAGGACTGCTAGTGCTAGTGCTGACATTGGTGCTTGGAAGATTTTGGTTCCTGATAAGGAATGCCAACAGTCAAATGGGCAGACTGTGTTACCTGTACGGAAGATACCAAGTTTTTCAGGATTCCTAAATTCCGTGGAATCTGTATCCAAGTTGAAATTGTCAAAGAATGGCTTCAGAAAGTGGAAGTTAATGGATCGCCAACAAGAAGCTGATACTGAATTATTGCGACCTCCTCAATTGCCTAGg GGAAATATTATATGCTATGAAAGAAGTAAGAGTTGCCTGGATAGTTGTGATGATTGTTATGATAAACAACTTTATGGCTGGTATGGAGCTATTCAGAGGCAGCTCCAAAGGTCTCAGTACCTGATGCAATATAGCCGGCCTGTTCAAGTAACTTTCTGGATTGTTTTTCTCCTCTGCTTGATTG TTTTAATTGCACTGCGTGCAGTGTAG
- the LOC115977996 gene encoding uncharacterized protein LOC115977996 — translation MGFARSLGITSGVMVELWALKDGLTLASQLRIADICVELDAELIVLLLDNYSINNLMLEPLLGDCRTLLKKFHSTNVQHIFREANQCADALAKFGATLSSDFVNFVNPPPVVEDLLAFDKAELFCNTLIST, via the coding sequence ATGGGATTTGCTAGATCATTGGGAATTACTTCTGGAGTCATGGTAGAATTATGGGCTTTAAAGGATGGTCTCACACTAGCTTCTCAACTTAGAATTGCTGACATTTGTGTTGAGCTTGATGCTGAACTTATTGTTTTACTTCTCGATAATTACTCGATAAATAATCTCATGCTAGAGCCTTTGCTTGGTGATTGCAGGACCCTATTGAAGAAATTCCATAGTACAAATGTCCAGCACATTTTCAGGGAGGCAAACCAATGTGCTGATGCATTGGCTAAGTTTGGAGCCACCCTTTCGTcggattttgttaattttgttaaCCCACCGCCTGTGGTGGAGGATTTGCTGGCTTTTGACAAAGCCGAGCTTTTTTGTAACACACTTATTAGTACTTAA